The proteins below come from a single Miscanthus floridulus cultivar M001 chromosome 1, ASM1932011v1, whole genome shotgun sequence genomic window:
- the LOC136505154 gene encoding uncharacterized protein isoform X4, with translation MDSKPMEAFVASEASVFMNQPPPHMSRPSIIIKFILGLLWTITHLAISFLNLWSHLIYSLECYLISSGLLRKYQNLHLGRLKCLAIVVDSKEAKSTAKVKQLLCWLSSMGVKYVCLYDIEGVLKKSFEPAVNVSRDRTAGEHFGIGANIKDLHRSQREMVIDCLSGSDGKEGIAKAASLLCSTYFIGDTHGDGKRKPAFTEADMASALKAVGCGGPEPDLLLMYGPARCHLGFPAWRLRYTEITYMGPLKSMKYGAIVKALYNFSKKHQNYGK, from the exons ATGGATTCCAAACCGAT GGAAGCATTTGTGGCAAGTGAGGCCTCCGTCTTCATGAATCAGCCCCCTCCACAT ATGTCTAGACCATCAATTATTATCAAGTTCATTTTGGGGTTGCTGTGGACCATCACCCACTTAGCAATCAGCTTTTTAAATTTATGGTCTCATCTGATTTATAGTCTAGAATGCTATCTTATTTCATCTGGATTGTTACGGAAGTATCAGAATCTTCATCTGGGTAGACTGAAGTGCTTGGCTATTGTGGTAGATAGCAAAGAAGCTAAAAGTACTGCGAAGGTCAAACAACTGTTATGCTGGCTCTCATCTATGGGTGTGAAGTACGTATGTCTCTATGACATCGAGG GAGTACTGAAGAAATCATTTGAACCTGCTGTGAATGTTTCAAGAGATAGGACTGCAGGAGAACATTTT GGCATTGGAGCAAACATTAAAGATCTACACCGTAGCCAAAGAGAGATGGTGATAGACTGTCTTTCTGGTTCTGATGGCAAGGAGGGTATTGCAAAAGCAGCCAGTTTACTTTGCTCAACTTACTTCATTGGTGATACTCATGGAGATGGCAAAAGGAAACCAGCATTTACAGAAGCTGACATGGCTAGTGCACTGAAAGCTGTAG GTTGTGGTGGACCAGAACCTGATCTTCTTCTCATGTATGGTCCTGCTAGATGCCATTTAGGATTTCCTGCATGGAGATTACGGTATACTGAAATTAC GTATATGGGGCCACTAAAATCAATGAAATATGGTGCCATTGTGAAAGCCTTATATAACTTCTCAAAGAAACACCAAAATTATG GGAAATGA
- the LOC136505199 gene encoding plant-specific TFIIB-related protein 1-like yields MSSQCPYCRASGPARCATTQPPLSRAVSECSTCARIVVERHLHTHPFFPLLPLLHPLPLVTPDLATAVDPAPAPSPGDEDDEDPFLPAGFVSAFSAFSLERHPVLARSASTFSGLLAELERALAVDSAAAASNPDPAGPMVSVDNLRAYLQIVDVASILRLDRDIADHAFELFKDCSSATCLRNRSVEALATAALVQAIREAQQPRTLQEISTASNLPQKEIGKYIKILGESLKLSQPLNSNSIAVHMPRFCSLLQLNKSAQELAAHIGEVVVNKCFCTRRNPISISAAAIYLACQLEDKRKTQAEICKVTGLTEVTLRKVYKELLENWDDLLPPDYTPATPPEKAFPMTNIYSGRSASGKDLYQDKIFESIKQKCPEPAEPDHMVIVKEEEDKKTIALGRPPTKPEAHALGKVFRPPNAPFSTSPKSDRDKTETSVRGFNLNEVSCAMDPDRTDITVKPTFGDRLSNESNAIPSPNRQPLPWQLKQGAPATGPSYSRLREQQSGLDLVAALKGIGKRSAGDGGDGRDREGK; encoded by the exons ATGTCGTCGCAGTGCCCCTACTGCCGCGCGTCGGGGCCGGCGCGGTGCGCGACGACGCAGCCGCCGCTCTCGCGCGCCGTGTCCGAGTGCTCCACCTGCGCCCGCATCGTCGTCGAACGCCACCTCCACACGCACCCCTTCTTCCCCCTCCTCCCCTTACTCCATCCGCTTCCCCTAGTCACCCCCGACCTCGCCACCGCCGTCGATCCCGCTCCCGCCCCCTCCCCCGGAGACGAAGATGACGAGGACCCCTTCCTCCCCGCGGGCTTCGTCTCCGCCTTCTCGGCTTTCTCCCTCGAGCGCCACCCCGTCCTCGCCCGCTCCGCCTCCACCTTCTCCGGCCTCCTCGCCGAGCTCGAGCGCGCGCTCGCCGTCGActccgccgccgcggcctccaATCCGGACCCCGCCGGGCCCATGGTCTCCGTCGACAACCTCCGCGCCTACCTCCAGATCGTCGACGTCGCCTCCATACTCAGGCTCGACAGGGACATAGCCGACCACGCTTTCGAGCTCTTCAAGGATTGCTCGTCCGCGACCTGCCTCAGGAATCGGAGCGTCGAGGCGCTCGCGACCGCAGCGCTCGTTCAGGCTATCCGCGAGGCGCAGCAGCCTCGGACGCTGCAG GAAATCTCTACTGCTAGCAATCTTCCTCAAAAAGAGATAGGAAAATACATCAAAATACTCGGCGAATCTCTGAAACTGAGTCAACCACTTAACAGCAACTCAATAGCTGTCCATATGCCCCGATTTTGCAGTTTGCTCCAGCTGAATAAATCTGCTCAG GAACTTGCAGCTCATATTGGTGAGGTGGTTGTTAATAAGTGCTTCTGCACACGGCGGAATCCCATAAGTATATCTGCTGCTGCTATCTATCTTGCATGTCAGCTTGAAGACAAACGCAAAACTCAGGCAGAGATCTGTAAGGTTACGGGCCTCACAGAGGTCACACTACGCAAAGTGTACAAAGAACTGTTGGAGAATTGGGATGATTTGCTCCCCCCTGACTATACACCTGCCACACCACCAGAGAAAGCTTTCCCCATGACCAACATTTACTCAGGGCGCTCAGCAAGTGGCAAGGATCTGTATCAGGATAAGATATTCGAGAGTATTAAGCAAAAATGCCCTGAGCCTGCAGAGCCTGACCACATGGTCATCGtgaaagaagaggaagacaagAAAACAATTGCTCTTGGTCGTCCACCTACAAAACCTGAGGCTCATGCGTTAGGCAAGGTGTTCCGGCCACCAAATGCCCCTTTCTCAACATCTCCTaaatctgatcgtgacaagactGAAACTAGCGTTCGTGGGTTCAACCTTAATGAGGTATCATGTGCGATGGATCCTGATAGAACAGACATCACAGTGAAGCCAACTTTCGGTGATCGATTGTCGAATGAATCGAATGCGATTCCATCTCCCAACAGGCAGCCTTTACCGTGGCAGCTTAAGCAGGGGGCGCCTGCAACTGGTCCATCATATTCAAGGCTTCGCGAGCAGCAGTCGGGCCTGGATCTTGTAGCTGCTCTGAAGGGAATTGGGAAAAGGAGTGCTGGGGATGGTGGTGATGGCCGGGATAGAGAAGGGAAGTGA
- the LOC136505154 gene encoding uncharacterized protein isoform X2, giving the protein MATVAVGVPSAESSRSVRGLGKGVSGKPYPRLCNARRPRLEPGTFRSQAMSRPSIIIKFILGLLWTITHLAISFLNLWSHLIYSLECYLISSGLLRKYQNLHLGRLKCLAIVVDSKEAKSTAKVKQLLCWLSSMGVKYVCLYDIEGVLKKSFEPAVNVSRDRTAGEHFGIGANIKDLHRSQREMVIDCLSGSDGKEGIAKAASLLCSTYFIGDTHGDGKRKPAFTEADMASALKAVGCGGPEPDLLLMYGPARCHLGFPAWRLRYTEITYMGPLKSMKYGAIVKALYNFSKKHQNYGK; this is encoded by the exons ATGGCGACAGTAGCagtgggcgtacccagtgcagagagctcccgctctgtgcggggtctggggaagggtgttagtggcaagccttaccctcgcctgtgcaatgcgagaagaccgcgactcgaacccgggaccttccggtcacaggcg ATGTCTAGACCATCAATTATTATCAAGTTCATTTTGGGGTTGCTGTGGACCATCACCCACTTAGCAATCAGCTTTTTAAATTTATGGTCTCATCTGATTTATAGTCTAGAATGCTATCTTATTTCATCTGGATTGTTACGGAAGTATCAGAATCTTCATCTGGGTAGACTGAAGTGCTTGGCTATTGTGGTAGATAGCAAAGAAGCTAAAAGTACTGCGAAGGTCAAACAACTGTTATGCTGGCTCTCATCTATGGGTGTGAAGTACGTATGTCTCTATGACATCGAGG GAGTACTGAAGAAATCATTTGAACCTGCTGTGAATGTTTCAAGAGATAGGACTGCAGGAGAACATTTT GGCATTGGAGCAAACATTAAAGATCTACACCGTAGCCAAAGAGAGATGGTGATAGACTGTCTTTCTGGTTCTGATGGCAAGGAGGGTATTGCAAAAGCAGCCAGTTTACTTTGCTCAACTTACTTCATTGGTGATACTCATGGAGATGGCAAAAGGAAACCAGCATTTACAGAAGCTGACATGGCTAGTGCACTGAAAGCTGTAG GTTGTGGTGGACCAGAACCTGATCTTCTTCTCATGTATGGTCCTGCTAGATGCCATTTAGGATTTCCTGCATGGAGATTACGGTATACTGAAATTAC GTATATGGGGCCACTAAAATCAATGAAATATGGTGCCATTGTGAAAGCCTTATATAACTTCTCAAAGAAACACCAAAATTATG GGAAATGA
- the LOC136505154 gene encoding uncharacterized protein isoform X5 has product MNQPPPHMSRPSIIIKFILGLLWTITHLAISFLNLWSHLIYSLECYLISSGLLRKYQNLHLGRLKCLAIVVDSKEAKSTAKVKQLLCWLSSMGVKYVCLYDIEGKTMSSTFELQGVLKKSFEPAVNVSRDRTAGEHFGIGANIKDLHRSQREMVIDCLSGSDGKEGIAKAASLLCSTYFIGDTHGDGKRKPAFTEADMASALKAVGCGGPEPDLLLMYGPARCHLGFPAWRLRYTEITYMGPLKSMKYGAIVKALYNFSKKHQNYGK; this is encoded by the exons ATGAATCAGCCCCCTCCACAT ATGTCTAGACCATCAATTATTATCAAGTTCATTTTGGGGTTGCTGTGGACCATCACCCACTTAGCAATCAGCTTTTTAAATTTATGGTCTCATCTGATTTATAGTCTAGAATGCTATCTTATTTCATCTGGATTGTTACGGAAGTATCAGAATCTTCATCTGGGTAGACTGAAGTGCTTGGCTATTGTGGTAGATAGCAAAGAAGCTAAAAGTACTGCGAAGGTCAAACAACTGTTATGCTGGCTCTCATCTATGGGTGTGAAGTACGTATGTCTCTATGACATCGAGGGTAAGACAATGAGTTCAACATTTGAATTGCAGG GAGTACTGAAGAAATCATTTGAACCTGCTGTGAATGTTTCAAGAGATAGGACTGCAGGAGAACATTTT GGCATTGGAGCAAACATTAAAGATCTACACCGTAGCCAAAGAGAGATGGTGATAGACTGTCTTTCTGGTTCTGATGGCAAGGAGGGTATTGCAAAAGCAGCCAGTTTACTTTGCTCAACTTACTTCATTGGTGATACTCATGGAGATGGCAAAAGGAAACCAGCATTTACAGAAGCTGACATGGCTAGTGCACTGAAAGCTGTAG GTTGTGGTGGACCAGAACCTGATCTTCTTCTCATGTATGGTCCTGCTAGATGCCATTTAGGATTTCCTGCATGGAGATTACGGTATACTGAAATTAC GTATATGGGGCCACTAAAATCAATGAAATATGGTGCCATTGTGAAAGCCTTATATAACTTCTCAAAGAAACACCAAAATTATG GGAAATGA
- the LOC136505154 gene encoding uncharacterized protein isoform X3 — MDSKPMEAFVASEASVFMNQPPPHMSRPSIIIKFILGLLWTITHLAISFLNLWSHLIYSLECYLISSGLLRKYQNLHLGRLKCLAIVVDSKEAKSTAKVKQLLCWLSSMGVKYVCLYDIEGKTMSSTFELQGVLKKSFEPAVNVSRDRTAGEHFGIGANIKDLHRSQREMVIDCLSGSDGKEGIAKAASLLCSTYFIGDTHGDGKRKPAFTEADMASALKAVGCGGPEPDLLLMYGPARCHLGFPAWRLRYTEITYMGPLKSMKYGAIVKALYNFSKKHQNYGK, encoded by the exons ATGGATTCCAAACCGAT GGAAGCATTTGTGGCAAGTGAGGCCTCCGTCTTCATGAATCAGCCCCCTCCACAT ATGTCTAGACCATCAATTATTATCAAGTTCATTTTGGGGTTGCTGTGGACCATCACCCACTTAGCAATCAGCTTTTTAAATTTATGGTCTCATCTGATTTATAGTCTAGAATGCTATCTTATTTCATCTGGATTGTTACGGAAGTATCAGAATCTTCATCTGGGTAGACTGAAGTGCTTGGCTATTGTGGTAGATAGCAAAGAAGCTAAAAGTACTGCGAAGGTCAAACAACTGTTATGCTGGCTCTCATCTATGGGTGTGAAGTACGTATGTCTCTATGACATCGAGGGTAAGACAATGAGTTCAACATTTGAATTGCAGG GAGTACTGAAGAAATCATTTGAACCTGCTGTGAATGTTTCAAGAGATAGGACTGCAGGAGAACATTTT GGCATTGGAGCAAACATTAAAGATCTACACCGTAGCCAAAGAGAGATGGTGATAGACTGTCTTTCTGGTTCTGATGGCAAGGAGGGTATTGCAAAAGCAGCCAGTTTACTTTGCTCAACTTACTTCATTGGTGATACTCATGGAGATGGCAAAAGGAAACCAGCATTTACAGAAGCTGACATGGCTAGTGCACTGAAAGCTGTAG GTTGTGGTGGACCAGAACCTGATCTTCTTCTCATGTATGGTCCTGCTAGATGCCATTTAGGATTTCCTGCATGGAGATTACGGTATACTGAAATTAC GTATATGGGGCCACTAAAATCAATGAAATATGGTGCCATTGTGAAAGCCTTATATAACTTCTCAAAGAAACACCAAAATTATG GGAAATGA
- the LOC136505154 gene encoding uncharacterized protein isoform X1, whose protein sequence is MATVAVGVPSAESSRSVRGLGKGVSGKPYPRLCNARRPRLEPGTFRSQAMSRPSIIIKFILGLLWTITHLAISFLNLWSHLIYSLECYLISSGLLRKYQNLHLGRLKCLAIVVDSKEAKSTAKVKQLLCWLSSMGVKYVCLYDIEGKTMSSTFELQGVLKKSFEPAVNVSRDRTAGEHFGIGANIKDLHRSQREMVIDCLSGSDGKEGIAKAASLLCSTYFIGDTHGDGKRKPAFTEADMASALKAVGCGGPEPDLLLMYGPARCHLGFPAWRLRYTEITYMGPLKSMKYGAIVKALYNFSKKHQNYGK, encoded by the exons ATGGCGACAGTAGCagtgggcgtacccagtgcagagagctcccgctctgtgcggggtctggggaagggtgttagtggcaagccttaccctcgcctgtgcaatgcgagaagaccgcgactcgaacccgggaccttccggtcacaggcg ATGTCTAGACCATCAATTATTATCAAGTTCATTTTGGGGTTGCTGTGGACCATCACCCACTTAGCAATCAGCTTTTTAAATTTATGGTCTCATCTGATTTATAGTCTAGAATGCTATCTTATTTCATCTGGATTGTTACGGAAGTATCAGAATCTTCATCTGGGTAGACTGAAGTGCTTGGCTATTGTGGTAGATAGCAAAGAAGCTAAAAGTACTGCGAAGGTCAAACAACTGTTATGCTGGCTCTCATCTATGGGTGTGAAGTACGTATGTCTCTATGACATCGAGGGTAAGACAATGAGTTCAACATTTGAATTGCAGG GAGTACTGAAGAAATCATTTGAACCTGCTGTGAATGTTTCAAGAGATAGGACTGCAGGAGAACATTTT GGCATTGGAGCAAACATTAAAGATCTACACCGTAGCCAAAGAGAGATGGTGATAGACTGTCTTTCTGGTTCTGATGGCAAGGAGGGTATTGCAAAAGCAGCCAGTTTACTTTGCTCAACTTACTTCATTGGTGATACTCATGGAGATGGCAAAAGGAAACCAGCATTTACAGAAGCTGACATGGCTAGTGCACTGAAAGCTGTAG GTTGTGGTGGACCAGAACCTGATCTTCTTCTCATGTATGGTCCTGCTAGATGCCATTTAGGATTTCCTGCATGGAGATTACGGTATACTGAAATTAC GTATATGGGGCCACTAAAATCAATGAAATATGGTGCCATTGTGAAAGCCTTATATAACTTCTCAAAGAAACACCAAAATTATG GGAAATGA
- the LOC136505154 gene encoding uncharacterized protein isoform X6 — MATVAVGVPSAESSRSVRGLGKGVSGKPYPRLCNARRPRLEPGTFRSQAMSRPSIIIKFILGLLWTITHLAISFLNLWSHLIYSLECYLISSGLLRKYQNLHLGRLKCLAIVVDSKEAKSTAKVKQLLCWLSSMGVKYVCLYDIEGKTMSSTFELQGVLKKSFEPAVNVSRDRTAGEHFGIGANIKDLHRSQREMVIDCLSGSDGKEGIAKAASLLCSTYFIGDTHGDGKRKPAFTEADMASALKAVVVDQNLIFFSCMVLLDAI; from the exons ATGGCGACAGTAGCagtgggcgtacccagtgcagagagctcccgctctgtgcggggtctggggaagggtgttagtggcaagccttaccctcgcctgtgcaatgcgagaagaccgcgactcgaacccgggaccttccggtcacaggcg ATGTCTAGACCATCAATTATTATCAAGTTCATTTTGGGGTTGCTGTGGACCATCACCCACTTAGCAATCAGCTTTTTAAATTTATGGTCTCATCTGATTTATAGTCTAGAATGCTATCTTATTTCATCTGGATTGTTACGGAAGTATCAGAATCTTCATCTGGGTAGACTGAAGTGCTTGGCTATTGTGGTAGATAGCAAAGAAGCTAAAAGTACTGCGAAGGTCAAACAACTGTTATGCTGGCTCTCATCTATGGGTGTGAAGTACGTATGTCTCTATGACATCGAGGGTAAGACAATGAGTTCAACATTTGAATTGCAGG GAGTACTGAAGAAATCATTTGAACCTGCTGTGAATGTTTCAAGAGATAGGACTGCAGGAGAACATTTT GGCATTGGAGCAAACATTAAAGATCTACACCGTAGCCAAAGAGAGATGGTGATAGACTGTCTTTCTGGTTCTGATGGCAAGGAGGGTATTGCAAAAGCAGCCAGTTTACTTTGCTCAACTTACTTCATTGGTGATACTCATGGAGATGGCAAAAGGAAACCAGCATTTACAGAAGCTGACATGGCTAGTGCACTGAAAGCT GTTGTGGTGGACCAGAACCTGATCTTCTTCTCATGTATGGTCCTGCTAGATGCCATTTAG